A region of Sphingobium baderi DNA encodes the following proteins:
- the trbG gene encoding P-type conjugative transfer protein TrbG, whose translation MTLSPAHRHAPLRIYAFPALLISASTLGACATSSAKPPAIRYDDAPAIAAIETPAAAAPVEIVTIPEPLPLPGQLKPVGDRTPAPEAGDPSARVNQANAAARMQPVRDGFINAIQVYPWSDGALYQVYTAPGQVTDIALQDGEQLVGPGPVAAGDTVRWIIGDTVSGSGASARVHILVKPTRPDLATNLVINTDRRTYHVELRATRATWMASVSWAYPHDRLIALRGQNSRAAGAAPVATGVDVARLNFRYRIEGDDAPWRPLRAFDDGAQVFIEFPTGIAQGEMPPLFVIGPEGGGELVNYRVAERHIIVDRLFAAAELRLGGERQQRVRIVRNDGRTERRNPR comes from the coding sequence ATGACCCTGTCCCCAGCACACCGCCATGCGCCTTTGCGTATCTACGCATTTCCGGCCTTGCTGATTTCCGCGTCCACGCTCGGCGCCTGCGCCACCAGTTCCGCGAAACCGCCCGCGATACGCTATGACGATGCGCCGGCGATCGCCGCGATCGAGACGCCCGCAGCAGCCGCGCCCGTTGAAATCGTCACCATCCCCGAACCATTGCCCCTGCCGGGCCAGTTGAAGCCGGTTGGCGATCGCACGCCCGCGCCCGAAGCCGGCGATCCATCGGCCCGCGTCAATCAGGCCAATGCCGCGGCGCGGATGCAGCCGGTGCGCGACGGCTTCATCAATGCGATCCAGGTCTATCCCTGGTCGGACGGCGCACTCTATCAGGTCTATACAGCGCCCGGACAAGTAACCGATATCGCCTTGCAGGACGGCGAGCAGCTCGTGGGACCGGGACCGGTCGCTGCCGGTGATACGGTGCGCTGGATCATCGGCGACACGGTGAGCGGGTCCGGCGCATCGGCACGGGTCCATATCCTCGTCAAGCCGACCCGGCCCGACCTCGCGACCAATCTGGTCATCAATACCGACCGGCGAACCTACCATGTCGAACTGCGCGCCACCCGCGCGACATGGATGGCTTCGGTCTCATGGGCCTATCCACACGACCGGCTGATCGCGCTGCGCGGGCAGAACAGCCGGGCCGCCGGAGCGGCGCCCGTCGCCACCGGCGTCGACGTCGCCCGGCTCAATTTCCGTTACCGTATCGAAGGCGACGACGCGCCCTGGCGGCCGCTGCGCGCGTTCGATGATGGGGCGCAGGTGTTCATCGAGTTTCCCACCGGCATCGCGCAGGGCGAGATGCCGCCCCTGTTCGTGATCGGACCCGAAGGCGGCGGTGAACTGGTCAATTACCGTGTCGCCGAACGTCATATCATTGTCGATCGCCTCTTCGCCGCCGCTGAACTCCGCCTTGGGGGCGAGCGGCAACAGCGTGTCCGCATCGTCCGCAATGATGGGCGGACCGAGCGCAGGAACCCGCGATGA
- the trbF gene encoding conjugal transfer protein TrbF, with protein sequence MFKRPSIRYGKAAEPETPYQRAAQVWDDRIGSARIQARNWRLIAFGCLAVSAGLAGGLVWQGARGTITPWIVEVDKLGQAQTVAPANADYRPSDPQIAFHLARFIEQVRGTPADPVIVRENWLRAYDFTTDRGAMALNDYARTNDPFANVDRIQIATEISSVIRASPDSFRVAWVERRFQDGSLAATERWSAILTITVQPPRDPERLRKNPLGIYVNAINWSKELGQ encoded by the coding sequence ATGTTCAAGCGACCCTCCATCCGCTATGGCAAAGCCGCCGAACCGGAAACACCCTATCAGCGCGCCGCCCAGGTCTGGGATGACCGCATCGGTTCGGCGCGCATCCAGGCCCGCAACTGGCGGCTGATCGCCTTTGGCTGCCTCGCCGTCTCGGCAGGGCTCGCGGGCGGTCTCGTCTGGCAGGGCGCGCGGGGCACGATCACGCCGTGGATCGTCGAGGTCGATAAGCTCGGCCAGGCCCAGACGGTCGCTCCGGCCAATGCCGATTATCGGCCGAGCGACCCGCAGATCGCGTTTCATCTCGCGCGGTTTATCGAGCAGGTCCGCGGCACCCCCGCCGATCCGGTGATCGTGCGCGAGAACTGGCTACGCGCCTATGACTTCACGACCGACCGCGGCGCCATGGCGCTCAATGATTATGCGCGAACGAACGATCCCTTCGCCAATGTTGATCGCATCCAGATCGCCACGGAAATTTCCAGCGTCATCCGGGCTTCGCCCGACAGTTTCCGGGTCGCCTGGGTCGAGCGCCGCTTTCAGGATGGCAGCCTCGCCGCCACCGAGCGCTGGTCGGCCATCCTCACCATCACCGTGCAGCCGCCCCGCGATCCCGAGCGGCTGCGGAAGAATCCCCTCGGCATCTACGTCAACGCAATCAACTGGTCGAAGGAGCTTGGCCAATGA
- the trbL gene encoding P-type conjugative transfer protein TrbL, translating to MNDTGVINNFLDTFNSYIDSGFGLLGGEVAFLTTTLIIIDITLAGLFWAWGADEDVMHRLVKKVLYVGFFAFIISNFSALAGIIFESFAGLGLKASGAGISLSEFMRPGSVAAAGFNAGEPLLESAGELTGPVGLFTNFVQIAILLIAWVIILIAFFIMSVQLFVTLIEFKLTTLAGFVLLPFALFNKTAFLAEKVLGNVVASGIKVLVLAVIIGIGTGLFAQFESAFGEMPSAEQAMSVALAALALLGLAIFGPGIATGLVSGAPQLGAGAAVGTVLAAGGLAVGGAMGARMAAGGAASAIGGGMKAGGAAVRGGSFAAGAAASSYSLGSHGKSGAGAVAGGLSAVGQQAAGGAAKAVAAPIRNAAAKAGDAVKSSFRSGARAGLSVTGGSTSGSAASSAAGASTASAASGARSAPDWARSLRREQNLQRGMSSVSHAVRSGDRGGGGMSPDIKERD from the coding sequence ATGAACGATACCGGCGTCATCAATAATTTCCTCGATACCTTCAACAGCTATATCGATTCCGGCTTCGGGCTGCTCGGCGGCGAGGTCGCGTTCCTCACCACCACGCTCATTATCATCGATATCACGCTTGCCGGACTCTTCTGGGCCTGGGGCGCGGACGAAGACGTGATGCACCGCCTCGTGAAGAAGGTGCTCTATGTCGGCTTCTTCGCCTTCATCATCAGCAATTTTTCAGCGCTGGCCGGAATTATCTTCGAAAGCTTCGCGGGCCTCGGCCTCAAGGCCAGTGGCGCCGGGATCAGCCTCTCAGAGTTCATGCGGCCGGGAAGCGTCGCGGCGGCAGGCTTCAATGCCGGCGAACCGCTGCTCGAATCCGCGGGCGAGCTGACCGGGCCAGTCGGCCTGTTCACCAACTTCGTTCAGATTGCCATCCTGCTCATCGCCTGGGTTATCATCCTGATCGCCTTCTTCATCATGAGCGTCCAGCTCTTCGTGACGCTGATCGAGTTCAAACTGACCACATTGGCGGGATTTGTCCTGCTGCCCTTCGCTCTGTTCAACAAGACGGCATTCCTCGCCGAGAAGGTGCTGGGCAATGTCGTCGCCTCCGGCATCAAGGTGCTGGTGCTGGCCGTCATCATCGGCATCGGGACTGGCCTTTTCGCGCAATTCGAAAGCGCCTTCGGTGAAATGCCGAGCGCCGAACAGGCCATGTCGGTCGCGCTCGCGGCACTGGCGCTGCTTGGTCTTGCGATCTTCGGTCCGGGCATTGCGACCGGACTCGTCTCGGGTGCGCCGCAGCTTGGCGCTGGCGCAGCGGTCGGAACGGTGCTTGCGGCGGGTGGTCTCGCAGTGGGCGGCGCAATGGGCGCGCGGATGGCGGCAGGCGGCGCGGCCTCGGCCATTGGCGGCGGTATGAAGGCCGGCGGCGCAGCAGTACGCGGCGGTTCCTTTGCCGCAGGCGCCGCCGCCAGCAGCTATAGTCTCGGCTCCCACGGAAAGAGCGGCGCGGGAGCGGTCGCAGGCGGGCTGTCCGCCGTAGGCCAGCAGGCGGCCGGCGGAGCAGCGAAAGCCGTCGCAGCGCCGATCAGAAATGCTGCCGCCAAGGCAGGCGATGCCGTCAAATCCAGCTTCCGATCCGGAGCGCGCGCGGGATTGTCCGTCACGGGTGGAAGCACTTCGGGAAGCGCTGCTTCGTCAGCCGCGGGAGCATCGACCGCCTCTGCCGCGTCCGGCGCACGGTCCGCGCCCGATTGGGCGCGATCGCTCCGACGCGAGCAGAATCTGCAACGCGGCATGTCCTCCGTCAGTCACGCGGTGCGATCGGGAGATCGCGGTGGCGGCGGCATGTCGCCTGACATCAAGGAAAGGGATTGA
- the trbK-alt gene encoding putative entry exclusion protein TrbK-alt has translation MSRSARIAGVALAGGILMATAIAIAVDERKQAAPLTPAAVPASSDGLRDELARCRTITMPDSGCDAAWEEHRRRFLGREDQRP, from the coding sequence ATGAGCCGCAGCGCCAGAATAGCCGGGGTCGCCCTTGCCGGGGGCATATTGATGGCGACCGCGATCGCGATTGCCGTCGATGAGCGCAAGCAGGCCGCACCGCTAACGCCGGCCGCAGTGCCGGCGTCCAGCGACGGGCTGCGCGACGAACTCGCCCGCTGCCGAACGATCACTATGCCCGATTCCGGCTGCGACGCCGCATGGGAGGAGCATCGCCGCCGGTTTCTGGGCCGCGAGGATCAACGGCCATGA
- the trbJ gene encoding P-type conjugative transfer protein TrbJ has translation MTRHNVRRSLIAGIAVLGLSAVSAPASAQLGFGGIVYDPTNYAQNVLTAARSLQQINNQIQQIQQQATSLINEARNLASLPFSSLNELQAQIQQTRQLLSEAQRIAYDVQTIEDAFTQRYRNVDMSASDATLIANARDRWKDSVGSFEDALRVQAGVVGNIDGSQTAMANIAGASQSATGALQATQAGNQLLALQSRQIADLTALLAAQGRAQALESARNAATEEQGREHFRRFMKRSGQ, from the coding sequence ATGACCCGCCATAATGTTCGTCGCAGCCTCATTGCCGGCATCGCCGTGCTGGGATTGAGTGCGGTTTCCGCTCCGGCCAGCGCCCAGCTCGGCTTCGGCGGCATCGTCTATGACCCCACCAATTATGCCCAGAATGTGCTGACAGCGGCGCGCTCGCTCCAGCAGATCAACAATCAGATCCAGCAGATTCAACAGCAGGCGACGAGCCTCATCAACGAAGCGCGCAATCTCGCCTCGCTGCCGTTCAGCAGCCTCAATGAGCTTCAAGCCCAGATCCAGCAGACCCGGCAGTTGCTGAGCGAAGCCCAGCGCATCGCCTATGATGTGCAGACGATCGAGGACGCCTTCACCCAGCGCTACCGCAATGTCGATATGAGCGCGTCGGATGCGACTCTGATCGCCAATGCGCGCGACCGCTGGAAAGACAGCGTCGGCAGTTTCGAGGATGCGCTTCGCGTGCAGGCCGGCGTCGTCGGCAATATCGACGGGTCGCAGACCGCTATGGCTAATATCGCCGGCGCCAGCCAGTCGGCGACCGGCGCGCTTCAGGCCACACAGGCCGGCAATCAGCTTCTCGCCCTGCAATCACGCCAGATCGCTGACTTGACTGCTTTGCTCGCCGCCCAGGGACGCGCGCAGGCGCTCGAATCCGCGCGCAATGCTGCGACCGAAGAACAGGGCCGCGAGCATTTCCGCCGCTTCATGAAGCGCAGCGGTCAGTGA
- the trbE gene encoding conjugal transfer protein TrbE, whose product MMNLAEYRHRAAWLSDFLPWAALIAEGIVLNKDGSFQRTARFRGPDLDSATPSELVGVTHRLNNALRRLGSGWSIFVEAQRIPSDDYPASLFPDPVSALVDEERRAQFVDAGAHFESRYYLTLLWMPPAEDAARAESWLYEGKASDGIDPWELVKSFTDRCAQLLNLIDGFVPESAWLDDAGTLTYLHSTISTRRQLVRVPETPMYLDALLADEPLTGGLEPRLGQHHLRVLTVIGFPTVTWPGILDELNRLAFPYRWSTRAIMLDKSDATKLLSKIRRQWFAKRKSIAAIVKEVMTNEASVLMNSDASNKAADADAALQELGADDVGQAYVTATVTVWDEDPGIAAEKLRLVEKIIQSRDFTCIPEGMNAIEAWLGSLPGHVYANVRQPPLSTMNLAHMIPLSAIWAGQARDEHLKAPPLLFAKTEGSTPFRLSLHVGDVGHTLIVGPTGAGKSVLLATMALQFRRYPGSQIFAFDFGGSIRAAALAMGGDWHDLGGSLFANEADRQEDGSVLLQPLARVDDAAERAWAAEWLAGIFEAEGATIDPQAKDHIWSALTSLASAPPGERTLTGLAVLLQSQELKQALAPWCVGGAWGRLLDAELERLGSATVQAFETEGLMDSGAAPAVLAYLFHRIADRLDGSPTLIIIDEGWLALNSPAFARQLSTWLVTLRKKNSSVIFATQSLAQIEISSVAPAIIESCKTRILLPNERALEPQIARIYRAFGLNDRQIEILARSTPKRDYYCQSPRGNRLFELGLGDVALAFAAASSKTDQIAIGDLMDAHGADGFAAAWLRHCGLHWAADLLPAFTEEKLS is encoded by the coding sequence ATGATGAACCTCGCCGAATATCGCCATCGCGCCGCCTGGCTCAGCGACTTTCTGCCCTGGGCCGCGCTGATCGCCGAGGGCATCGTCCTCAACAAGGACGGTTCCTTCCAGCGCACCGCGCGATTTCGCGGCCCCGATCTCGATTCCGCCACACCCTCCGAGCTGGTCGGCGTCACCCACCGGCTCAACAATGCGCTGCGCCGACTGGGTTCTGGCTGGTCGATCTTTGTCGAAGCCCAGCGCATCCCCTCCGACGACTATCCCGCATCGCTGTTTCCCGACCCGGTCTCGGCACTGGTCGATGAGGAGCGCCGCGCTCAGTTCGTCGATGCCGGAGCGCATTTCGAGAGCCGCTACTATCTCACGCTACTGTGGATGCCGCCCGCCGAGGACGCCGCGCGCGCTGAGAGCTGGCTCTATGAAGGCAAGGCCAGCGATGGGATCGATCCCTGGGAACTGGTCAAGAGCTTCACCGATCGCTGCGCCCAGCTACTCAATCTGATCGACGGGTTCGTCCCGGAATCGGCCTGGCTCGATGACGCCGGAACGCTAACCTATCTCCACTCGACGATCTCGACACGGCGCCAGCTTGTGCGCGTGCCGGAGACGCCGATGTATCTTGACGCGCTGCTGGCCGATGAGCCGCTGACCGGGGGTCTCGAACCCCGGCTCGGACAGCATCATCTGCGCGTCCTGACCGTGATCGGTTTTCCGACGGTGACCTGGCCGGGCATTCTCGACGAGCTGAACCGGCTCGCCTTCCCCTATCGCTGGTCCACCCGCGCGATCATGCTCGACAAGAGCGATGCAACCAAATTGCTCTCGAAGATCCGGCGGCAATGGTTCGCCAAGCGCAAGTCGATCGCCGCCATCGTCAAGGAGGTGATGACGAACGAGGCGTCCGTGCTGATGAACAGCGACGCTTCGAACAAGGCAGCCGATGCCGATGCAGCGTTACAGGAGCTGGGCGCTGATGATGTCGGCCAGGCCTATGTGACGGCGACCGTGACCGTCTGGGATGAAGATCCCGGCATCGCGGCTGAAAAGCTGCGGCTGGTTGAAAAGATCATCCAGAGCCGGGACTTCACCTGCATCCCGGAAGGCATGAATGCGATCGAGGCCTGGCTCGGATCGCTCCCCGGCCATGTCTATGCCAATGTGCGGCAGCCGCCGCTCTCGACAATGAACCTCGCCCATATGATCCCGCTCTCGGCGATCTGGGCAGGACAGGCGCGCGACGAGCATCTCAAGGCACCGCCGCTGCTCTTCGCGAAAACCGAGGGCAGCACGCCGTTCCGGCTGTCGCTCCATGTCGGCGATGTCGGCCATACGCTGATCGTCGGTCCCACCGGGGCGGGCAAATCCGTGTTGCTCGCCACCATGGCGCTCCAGTTCCGCCGCTATCCCGGCAGCCAGATCTTCGCCTTCGACTTTGGCGGCAGCATCCGCGCGGCCGCGCTCGCCATGGGCGGCGACTGGCATGATCTTGGCGGCAGCCTTTTCGCGAATGAGGCCGATAGGCAAGAGGATGGCAGCGTCCTGTTGCAGCCGCTGGCGCGAGTCGACGATGCCGCCGAACGCGCATGGGCGGCCGAATGGCTGGCCGGCATCTTCGAGGCCGAAGGCGCGACGATCGATCCGCAGGCGAAGGACCATATCTGGTCGGCATTGACCTCGCTCGCCAGCGCGCCGCCGGGCGAGCGCACGCTCACCGGCCTTGCCGTGCTGCTCCAGTCACAGGAACTGAAGCAGGCGCTCGCGCCCTGGTGCGTCGGCGGCGCATGGGGCCGGCTACTCGACGCGGAGCTGGAACGCCTCGGTAGCGCAACGGTGCAGGCGTTCGAAACCGAGGGGCTGATGGATAGCGGCGCGGCGCCCGCGGTTCTGGCCTATCTCTTCCACCGCATCGCCGATCGCCTCGACGGGAGTCCGACGCTGATCATCATCGACGAAGGGTGGCTCGCGCTCAATTCTCCGGCCTTCGCCCGCCAGCTTTCGACCTGGCTGGTGACGCTCCGCAAGAAGAATTCGAGCGTCATCTTCGCGACCCAGTCGCTCGCCCAGATCGAGATCAGCAGCGTCGCGCCCGCGATCATCGAAAGCTGCAAGACCCGCATCCTGTTGCCGAACGAACGCGCGCTCGAACCGCAGATCGCCCGCATCTACCGCGCCTTCGGCCTCAACGACCGGCAGATCGAGATACTCGCGCGCTCGACGCCCAAGCGCGATTATTATTGTCAGTCCCCGCGCGGCAACCGGCTGTTCGAGCTGGGCCTGGGCGATGTCGCACTCGCCTTCGCCGCCGCTTCTTCCAAGACCGACCAGATCGCCATCGGCGACCTCATGGACGCCCATGGGGCGGACGGGTTCGCGGCCGCCTGGCTGCGGCATTGCGGCCTCCATTGGGCCGCCGACCTTTTGCCAGCCTTCACCGAGGAGAAACTGTCATGA
- a CDS encoding VirB3 family type IV secretion system protein, whose protein sequence is MQGSGDEVAGFYAPVHRALTEPILMGGAPRTLAIANGTLAAAIGLGLQLWIAGGAFWLVGHLSAVWAARRDAQFADVARRHLRYPAHLRV, encoded by the coding sequence ATGCAGGGCAGCGGCGATGAGGTGGCGGGCTTCTATGCCCCCGTCCACCGGGCGCTCACCGAGCCCATTCTTATGGGCGGCGCCCCGCGTACACTCGCCATCGCCAATGGGACGCTGGCGGCCGCGATCGGTCTCGGCCTCCAGCTCTGGATCGCCGGCGGCGCGTTTTGGCTGGTCGGCCATCTCTCCGCCGTCTGGGCCGCGCGGCGCGACGCGCAGTTCGCCGACGTCGCCCGCCGCCATCTTCGATACCCCGCCCATTTGCGCGTGTGA
- a CDS encoding TrbC/VirB2 family protein, with product MRSTANTAIIGVAVALAMSSAAKASGSSMPWEAPLQSILQSIEGPVAKIVAVIIIIVTGLTLAFGDTNGGFRRLIQIVFGLSIAFAASSFFLSFFSFGGGAVI from the coding sequence ATGCGCAGCACGGCGAACACCGCCATCATCGGCGTCGCCGTCGCACTTGCCATGTCCAGCGCCGCGAAAGCGTCCGGCTCTTCAATGCCCTGGGAAGCGCCACTTCAGTCGATCCTCCAGTCGATCGAAGGCCCGGTCGCCAAGATCGTCGCAGTGATCATCATCATCGTCACCGGTCTGACGCTGGCGTTCGGCGACACCAATGGCGGCTTCCGGCGGCTCATCCAGATCGTCTTCGGTCTCAGCATCGCGTTCGCCGCCAGTTCCTTCTTCCTCTCTTTCTTCAGCTTCGGCGGCGGGGCCGTTATCTGA
- the trbB gene encoding P-type conjugative transfer ATPase TrbB — protein MLRTALGASIAGWLADPKTVEVMLNPDGRLWIDRLGEGLSDTGDRLAPADGERIIRLVAHHVGAEVHAGSPRVSAELPESGERFEGLLPPVVAGPAFAIRKPAVAVFTLDDYVADGILTRLQASALRIAVADKANILVAGGTGTGKTTLTNALLAEIATTGDRVVLIEDTRELQCSAPNLVAMRTKDGVASLSDLVRSSLRLRPDRIPIGEVRGAEALDLLKAWGTGHPGGVGTIHAGTAIGALRRMEQLIQEAVVTVPRALIAETINFVAVLVRDGHGRRLSELARVDGLNAAGEYALRQLPGPLEPIRTAAELPIHQPGELA, from the coding sequence ATGCTTCGCACAGCGCTGGGCGCTTCGATCGCGGGCTGGCTGGCGGACCCTAAGACCGTCGAGGTGATGCTGAACCCCGATGGCCGCCTGTGGATAGATCGGCTGGGCGAAGGGCTTTCCGATACCGGCGATCGGCTCGCACCCGCGGATGGCGAGCGAATCATCCGGTTGGTTGCGCATCATGTCGGCGCGGAGGTTCATGCGGGCAGCCCGCGCGTCTCGGCGGAACTGCCGGAAAGCGGCGAGCGGTTCGAAGGCTTGCTGCCACCTGTCGTCGCGGGGCCGGCCTTTGCGATCCGCAAGCCCGCCGTCGCCGTCTTCACTCTCGATGATTATGTCGCCGACGGGATTCTGACGCGGCTGCAGGCGTCGGCGCTTCGCATCGCGGTCGCGGACAAGGCCAATATCCTTGTCGCGGGCGGCACCGGAACCGGCAAGACCACGCTCACCAATGCGCTGCTCGCCGAGATCGCCACAACCGGCGACCGGGTGGTGCTGATCGAAGATACGCGCGAATTGCAATGCAGCGCCCCCAATCTGGTGGCAATGCGGACCAAGGATGGCGTCGCCAGCCTCTCCGATCTTGTCCGCTCCTCGCTGCGCCTGCGTCCTGATCGCATCCCCATCGGTGAAGTGCGCGGCGCCGAAGCGCTCGACTTGCTGAAAGCCTGGGGGACGGGTCATCCCGGCGGCGTCGGCACGATCCACGCTGGCACCGCGATCGGCGCGCTGCGGCGCATGGAGCAGCTCATCCAGGAAGCGGTGGTGACCGTGCCACGCGCCCTGATCGCCGAGACCATCAATTTCGTCGCGGTCCTCGTCCGTGATGGCCATGGCCGCCGCCTGTCGGAACTCGCCCGCGTCGATGGGCTCAATGCCGCTGGCGAATATGCGCTGCGTCAACTTCCGGGGCCACTCGAACCCATCCGCACCGCGGCAGAACTCCCGATCCATCAGCCAGGAGAACTCGCATGA
- a CDS encoding CopG family transcriptional regulator translates to MRVKRTYRLPPELADQIEDYAARKRVPQTRILEAALLSFLSPDGPERLEAALARRLDRLSRQLDRLEQNITISNEAVALFVRFWLTTTPPLPDSAQAAAKASGNERYKGFIEALGRRVETGSSLAREISLDVNSQRESTASGFED, encoded by the coding sequence ATGCGCGTCAAACGCACCTATCGGCTGCCGCCGGAACTCGCGGACCAGATCGAGGATTATGCTGCCCGCAAACGTGTGCCGCAGACCCGCATCCTCGAAGCGGCGCTCTTGTCCTTCCTGTCGCCGGATGGCCCCGAACGTCTCGAAGCCGCATTGGCCCGGCGGCTGGACCGGCTGTCGCGCCAGCTCGATCGCCTGGAGCAGAATATCACCATATCCAATGAGGCGGTCGCGCTCTTCGTTCGCTTCTGGCTGACGACCACGCCGCCCTTGCCGGACTCGGCGCAGGCCGCTGCCAAGGCGAGTGGCAATGAGCGCTATAAGGGCTTCATCGAAGCTCTGGGTCGCCGTGTTGAAACGGGATCGAGTCTGGCGCGGGAAATATCGCTCGACGTGAATTCGCAGCGAGAAAGTACCGCGTCCGGGTTCGAGGACTGA
- a CDS encoding conjugal transfer protein TraG: MSATKILWGQILAVFSIVLVSVWSATQWTAAALAHQPQLGSPWFTIGDWPVYPPPAFFWWWFSFDAYAPKTFLHGAYIAVSGGFISIAVAIGMSVWRARELKNAETYGSARWATEKEARAAGLLGEDGVILGKLGTDYLRHDGPEHILCFAPTRSGKGVGLVVPSLLTWPGSCIVHDIKGENWGLTAGFRRRFGKVLLFDPTNAASAAYNPLLEVRRGEWEVRDVQNIADILVDPEGSLEKRNHWEKTSHALLVGAILHVLYAEPDKTLAGVANFLSDPGRPIETTLRAMMLTPHLGEAGVHPVVASAARELLNKSDNERSGVLSTAMSFLGLYRDPVVAAVTRQCDWRIADLVSGPHPVSLYLVVPPSDINRTKPLVRLILNQIGRRLTEELASTAKRQRLLLMLDEFPALGRLDFFESALAFMAGYGIKSFLIAQSLNQIEKAYGVNHSILDNCHVRVSFATNDERTAKRVSDALGTATEMRAMKNYAGHRLSPWLGHLMVSRSETARQLLTPGEIMQLPPDDEIVMLAGTPPVRAKKARYFTDPRLTRRLLPAPKPNRSPKPPRPDDWTGIEPPPSPDDNPPSQSGAAAQPADAADSDNANANIRREPGLPDHEEIVREQPAPVQEFEFDEPDASADDAAAQRRMHRIARIASLDPDDGIQL; this comes from the coding sequence GTGTCCGCGACCAAGATCCTCTGGGGTCAGATACTCGCTGTCTTCTCGATCGTGCTGGTGTCGGTCTGGTCCGCGACGCAATGGACCGCCGCTGCCCTTGCTCATCAGCCCCAACTCGGATCGCCCTGGTTCACCATAGGCGACTGGCCTGTCTATCCGCCACCCGCCTTCTTCTGGTGGTGGTTTTCCTTCGATGCCTATGCGCCCAAAACCTTCCTGCACGGCGCCTATATCGCCGTATCGGGCGGGTTCATCTCGATCGCCGTCGCCATCGGAATGTCGGTGTGGCGCGCGCGCGAACTCAAAAACGCCGAGACCTATGGGTCCGCGCGCTGGGCGACCGAGAAGGAGGCGCGCGCAGCCGGGCTGCTCGGCGAAGACGGGGTGATCCTCGGAAAGCTGGGAACCGACTATCTGCGCCACGATGGGCCGGAGCATATTCTTTGTTTCGCGCCGACGCGGTCGGGCAAAGGCGTCGGGCTGGTCGTACCCAGTCTGCTGACCTGGCCGGGTAGCTGCATCGTCCACGACATCAAGGGCGAGAACTGGGGGCTGACCGCGGGTTTCCGCCGCCGCTTCGGCAAGGTGCTGCTGTTCGACCCGACCAATGCGGCAAGCGCGGCCTACAACCCGTTGCTCGAAGTGCGCCGGGGCGAATGGGAAGTCCGCGACGTTCAGAATATCGCCGACATATTGGTCGATCCCGAAGGGTCGCTGGAGAAACGCAACCATTGGGAAAAAACCAGCCATGCGCTTCTCGTCGGCGCCATTCTCCATGTTCTCTACGCCGAACCCGACAAGACGCTGGCCGGCGTCGCCAATTTCCTCAGCGATCCGGGTCGCCCCATCGAGACAACGCTGCGCGCGATGATGCTGACCCCGCATCTGGGCGAGGCCGGGGTTCACCCCGTTGTCGCCTCGGCCGCACGCGAACTGCTCAACAAGAGCGACAACGAACGCTCCGGCGTTCTCTCGACGGCCATGTCCTTCCTGGGGCTCTACCGCGATCCGGTCGTCGCGGCCGTCACCCGGCAATGCGACTGGCGCATCGCCGATCTCGTAAGCGGTCCGCATCCGGTCTCGCTCTATCTTGTCGTCCCGCCCTCAGACATCAACCGCACCAAGCCGCTGGTGCGGCTCATCCTCAATCAGATCGGACGCCGGCTGACCGAAGAACTGGCCTCGACCGCCAAACGCCAGCGCCTGCTCCTGATGCTGGACGAGTTTCCGGCGCTCGGGCGACTGGACTTCTTCGAGTCCGCGCTCGCCTTCATGGCGGGATACGGGATCAAATCCTTCCTCATCGCGCAGAGCCTCAACCAGATCGAGAAAGCCTATGGCGTCAATCACTCGATCCTCGACAACTGCCATGTGCGCGTGTCCTTCGCCACCAACGATGAACGAACCGCAAAGCGCGTGAGCGACGCGCTCGGCACCGCGACCGAAATGCGGGCGATGAAGAATTATGCCGGGCATCGGCTGTCGCCCTGGCTCGGCCATCTGATGGTCTCGCGCTCGGAAACCGCGCGTCAACTCCTGACGCCCGGCGAAATCATGCAGCTTCCGCCCGACGATGAAATCGTGATGCTGGCAGGCACGCCGCCGGTCCGAGCGAAGAAGGCGCGCTATTTCACGGACCCGCGCCTGACCCGTCGATTGCTCCCGGCGCCCAAACCCAATCGGTCGCCAAAGCCGCCACGTCCCGACGACTGGACCGGGATCGAACCACCGCCGTCCCCTGACGACAATCCCCCCAGCCAGTCCGGGGCTGCGGCACAGCCTGCGGACGCGGCGGACAGCGACAATGCCAATGCCAATATAAGGCGCGAGCCGGGATTGCCCGATCATGAAGAGATCGTGCGCGAGCAACCCGCGCCCGTGCAGGAATTCGAGTTCGATGAGCCAGACGCCAGCGCCGACGATGCCGCCGCGCAGCGTCGGATGCACCGAATTGCCCGGATCGCGAGCCTCGATCCCGATGACGGGATTCAACTCTGA